A stretch of the Vigna radiata var. radiata cultivar VC1973A chromosome 7, Vradiata_ver6, whole genome shotgun sequence genome encodes the following:
- the LOC106765793 gene encoding protein HAIKU1-like yields the protein MDNSKNRHNDSLGVNKTGKNIRKSPLHQPNYGSNSNVNGARQQQQQPQPHVYNISKNEFRDIVQQLTGSPSQDPPSKPPQSNSPKPQSIRLQKIRPPPLPYVRPPLPASYSNNNSAPRPAQFRQPSPNPFSQPNAAESPISAYVRYLEHSLTDPGSKGTQVQPLRPSSALLHNNPMFPSPRLLNATAVVPVNGLNPLPPPPPLHHHHGVPSPQTNGPPILPSPTSQFPLPSPNGYMNFLSPQSAHPPLLSPGIQFPSPFTPNFPFSPFGQSGIFGPGQQPPLSPGIFPLSPSGFFPITSPRW from the coding sequence ATGGATAACTCAAAAAACAGGCATAATGACAGTTTGGGAGTGAACAAAACGGGAAAAAACATTAGAAAGAGTCCTTTACACCAGCCCAATTATGGCAGCAACAGCAACGTTAACGGGGCTagacagcaacaacaacaacctcaGCCTCACGTTTACAACATAAGCAAGAACGAGTTCAGAGATATTGTTCAGCAACTTACCGGGTCTCCCTCTCAGGATCCTCCATCAAAACCTCCTCAGAGCAATTCCCCAAAACCTCAAAGCATCAGGTTGCAGAAGATTAGGCCTCCTCCTTTACCTTATGTGAGGCCTCCATTGCCTGCTTCGTACAGTAACAACAACTCGGCACCAAGACCTGCTCAGTTTAGACAACCATCACCTAACCCTTTTTCACAACCTAATGCAGCCGAATCTCCAATCTCTGCATACGTCAGATACCTTGAACATTCTTTAACAGATCCAGGTTCAAAGGGAACCCAAGTTCAACCTCTTCGACCTTCTTCTGCTTTGCTTCATAATAATCCTATGTTCCCTTCACCAAGATTATTAAATGCTACTGCTGTTGTGCCTGTCAATGGTTTGAaccctcttcctcctcctcctcctcttcatcatcatcacgGTGTTCCTTCCCCACAAACAAATGGACCTCCTATTTTACCTTCTCCAACATCACAGTTTCCCTTGCCTTCACCAAATGGCTACATGAATTTCCTCTCTCCTCAATCTGCTCATCCTCCATTACTGTCCCCTGGCATTCAGTTTCCATCTCCTTTTACTCCCAATTTTCCTTTCTCGCCCTTTGGGCAGTCAGGGATTTTTGGCCCCGGGCAGCAGCCTCCCCTTTCTCCTGGGATATTTCCTTTGTCTCCTTCAGGGTTTTTCCCCATCACAAGTCCAAGGTGGTGA